The Archaeoglobaceae archaeon DNA segment GTTCATCGAAAGGCGATAATTTACCATGGCGAGAACGTTCTTAGGCTTGAGATTACCAACAGCGGTGGAATTGCAAAAAACGTTCACTTCAAGCTAAATCCAAGCCCCGGAATAAGGCTGAAAACTCCTGAAGCCTATCTGGAGAGAATTGAAAGTAATAGCGTTGCTTCAGTGGCTTTTAGGGTTTACGTGGACGAAGACGTAATCCCGAACAACGAATACAGGATTGAGCTAAGCTACAAGGCAGACAATTATGAAGGCAAAGAAGTTTCTGGCAGTTTCTACGCTTATGTTACCGTGCTTGAGAAGAGCTGGCTTGAGAGATATTACGCTTATCTTCTGGCTCTCCTGATTCTCGTTCTATTAGTAGCGATTAGGGTGAAGAAGATGCACTAATTGCTATATGGAAAGTTTGCAATGGTTTAGCTGGCATAGCCGTTTCTTTGGCTTAAATCTTTTTACGTATTTTCAACAAGATATCTTCTATGGGTTTTAAGTTAAAGAAGTGCTTATTTCTCCAGTTCCCCTCTCTAATTTTTGAGTTGGAGCTTTTTTAAATCTTAGCAAGAATGAAGCTTTGTTCGGATCTATAAGTTCAATGTCACCGTCAAGACTCTTTATGAGTTGTTTTACAATAAACAAACCCAGACCGCTACCTCCAGTAGTGAAGCCCTTAGTGAACAATTTAGAGACGAAATCTCTTGGTATACCTTTTCCGTTATCCTCTAATATGACCTCTACTTTTTCTGAGTCACTCGAGACCTTTACCCTGACTTCTGTGGCTTTACCGTGTTTAACTGCATTGCTGATTAAATTGCTAAAAATGCTGTAAATCCCTTCGTTAGCAATAACAGTTGCGTCTTCCCCTTCGAATAAAATCTTGACCCCATAACTGTTAGCGACTTCTTCAAGGACACTTCTCAGGTTGTATGGCTCTCTTTTAATTTCTGCTGAAGATTCCAGTTCTTTCATCTTTTTTACGAGTTCTATACCGGTATTTACTGCGTTTTTCACTTTCTGGATCAATTTGTGCTGGGATTCTTCCTCCAAAAGTTCCAAAAATGTGTACACCCTCGTGAAGATATTTAATATGTCATGTCTCAGCATGCTATTCAGCAGTTTGAGATATTCGTTAAGATCTTCTATTCTTTTCTGCAAAGCAATTCTATCGGAGACATCGGTGTAGACTATTATGCAATAGGGCTTTCCATTCATTTCTGCGAATCTTGTTCTGGCTTCAAGCCAATGAATACGCCCCCAAGCGTCGAAAGATCTAATAATAAGGGGCGGGTCTACTTT contains these protein-coding regions:
- a CDS encoding HAMP domain-containing sensor histidine kinase, encoding MNGKPYCIIVYTDVSDRIALQKRIEDLNEYLKLLNSMLRHDILNIFTRVYTFLELLEEESQHKLIQKVKNAVNTGIELVKKMKELESSAEIKREPYNLRSVLEEVANSYGVKILFEGEDATVIANEGIYSIFSNLISNAVKHGKATEVRVKVSSDSEKVEVILEDNGKGIPRDFVSKLFTKGFTTGGSGLGLFIVKQLIKSLDGDIELIDPNKASFLLRFKKAPTQKLERGTGEISTSLT